The genomic interval TTATTCCTCACTATCTTCAcagatacattttaaaaacaagtaTGCTTAAAACTTCAACTGATCTATCAGGCacatatattttaatgatttgaaAAAGCTTTCTGTAATGTTTCATCACACCATGAATGCATATTAGCAGAgtttattgtttgtttatgGTATTATAGGCGGACTTGATGTTGTCCATTAGGAATGAATTgaatggttgtggtttgctattgctgtgatccagaggtggaaagagtaacaaaatattctactcaagtaaaagtactgttacttcaatgaaattttacttaagtacaagtaaaattactggtctaaaaatttactcaagtaaaagtaaaaagtagctcatttaaaatgtactcagagtaaaagttacttagttactttttttaacagtgggggtgggggactctcccctgtagggttgtgatagaatgagattttcacgatatgacaactatcacagaaaacatcaattaaacatttactgtacctattattaaattatggttattatcacttgttaaaatgatgttaaatgaatgaagaagattggtctttttttttatttggttgaacaaatgctttattataacaaactttaaaccatttgtttattttgtttatcaaaatttcaataaaacatgtctaataaactaaattcaataaattattatgaattagattaacaacttatttttatcattaattcgtaaaaatgtttaagaattatagagtccatatgtagtagacggagcagctcattcaaagagagagaacaagcagatcatTCATATAGCATTCAatgtgtaacgagtagaaatatagtgtggcccctttaagagctgcgcgcgctccctgAAAACGAGTTCTGCAtcttgtgtatgtgcgcactgagttttgagctcccatgtgtggggattattctctgtttttctgttgctaacagtcagttattttgttttattgagtaatgctgtggacggaaatggagtttgtgatgagagttcagcgggaaATAAAGCGCGATCTGTTTGACgtcaatcgcctccgtgtttgcatccactccagatATATTAatccgcatttttcacccggacacaagcgttacaaatgttttgctttaatgttcacagaccatgtcgcgatttgatttatttctaaggcctacagctctacattcgagtttttcgttcatccaccagtttgcgtgtattacactaaatctacgttataatgtaaagttaatgttcatgactggattccgggattccctctgcgtcacagaaatcaatcggcctaagttataaacatacctttatttgcacagagggatgtgcccgaacatgttctatgtgtttcttcatttgcatccacattttgtgcaaatttaaaatatcctccaggacaacaccacattatttttttctatatccaaagtatttccatactagccaggagttcacgacggcgttttgctttcacctgggtcTGCGTCACTGATGTCTGTCTTGTTCGTCTCCATCTTATATTTGCGCGCTTGTTCTCTCCCGCGCCCCGCGCCCTCTATTTAATAGGCCTATTAGTCTTTTCCGGATCGCGGTCTTTTTCCTCCTctctttgcattaatgatttatttttactcagtaacggatgtggtttaaaatgtagcgaagtacaatactttaatcaaaatgtacttaagtaaaagtaaaattacagatttttaaaactacttaaaaaagtagaagtacacagaaaaactactcaattacagtaacgcgagtaaatgtaattcgttacttgtGTGATCTCATGAGACAGGTTTATCCTGACCTCACACCAGTGAACACATCATTAGAGAGGAGAAGAGATCTCACTGCAAGAGAAaggaaagttattttgattaaatattatgagggcacatgaattttaaaaaaatgcatgcgAGAGTCTTTTGTCAAATTTAGTCAATTCTTTCCACACTTTACACAGTAAAAGACAGGACGTGTTAATCTATTGATTTGGAGGAGAACTGACCtcattataaaacaaaatatggattACATTTGGTTACTTAAAATCGGTTTAATTCATAGACACTGCATAAAGTTAATTGAATAACAGTGACTCAAAAAATGTCTATAATAAAAAGTaacttattatatattatattgtgcATGCAATCACTCCATTTTCCCGAAGATAAGTGGCATTTCCAGAACAAGACTTTCAGTTTCAGTCATTTTCATCAGCATATTGTCTTTCATCAGCATGACTTCAGCACAGTCTGTTTAAGATCCTATATAAAGAAAGGGGTAGTGAAAACATTTGATGATGTTCCAGTGAAATGAGAGGTTTTGTTAAATGccctgattttttatttttgtcttacATTTGAACTCTGGTCTAATCATTGCATAATTagaattttattaaaatatttacagaTCTGCAAACAAAAGGTATtttgctgtatatatatatatttttaaacatttttaaataaacataaatccTAAAGGTTTGGTTTATGCCATGCTATCCTGAAACATATCTGGCTCACCAAGTAAGTCTAATTTAAATAACAAGACACAGGAGTGCTTAtagaataaatacaaaataacctATACTGGCTATACAGTATAAGAGATGTTTCCTGGGGTCATCAGGTGTTAGTCTTTCAACAATCGGACACACTCGCCTCAGGTATAGCAAGGTCCCTTCCATATCTCTCTCCTAATATAGCCACCTAGAAGCAACTTCTGCTGCCTTCGTGGCCAACTTAATGTCCCTTCATCTATGGCTACTTTGATGCCCAGCATGTTATAGGCCCTGCAGACAGACTAGGCTACAAACCCTCGGCATCCCACCTAGGCTCACAATTGGTTACTTTGGCATTCTATACCAGACAAACAACTCTTACACATTTATCGTCATTATTTATGCTAGCATCTTGAAATTTTCACCATCATGTCTgacaaaaaatgtgtttaactgaggatttttctgaaaaaggttgtgaaaatgtttggtcatcttccacaaaaaacatgttttccacatccaacccaggctcattggaaatacgtgactctgcctacatttttgcaacacccgaattatgtacctccaggtacgtttacctgcacttttggggtgaaacgtccaccggaggcgctaagtggtaatattttttctccattccagatgcgcaacatgacatcatgactgatctcacagaattaataattatagcataattttatattttggagtaacACTCCTTCTCCaaacctaccaactctcaacaatataaaacacataacagtaacaggcaaataaatgtacagtcacgtGTATTTATTGAGAATGAGGACATACGTCATGGTAGCTTGCTGTCACGTGACAAATTGGGCGGTGTTTGGGCGCATCCACCATTTTGGAATCCGACGCTATCGGTTGCCAGGGGCAACACTGTAAGAGCGATACAAAGGATCGGAGCAGGAAAGAAGGCTGGAGGAATTATCACGTCGTTTAAACGGAgaaattttaaaatggaaaataaaaagaaatggaGGTTCACTACAGGGAGAAACTGCTACCAGCGCCAGGCAGAGGTATTTAAAGGAGCTGGATGAAATCCAAAACGTCAATCCATACGAGCCGCTTGCAGCAGAATGGAACAGAGAGCTAACCTTACTACCTTGCATGTTCCTGAAATGtttctatatatttttgtgcattctgaataataaataaatacatctcCCCACTATCCTGCAACAGTCTAGTGCTCGTCCGCTCATTAACAGTGTTTTTTCTCATACTGACCATATTTTATACCTGATGAGTTTACATTTCTAAGTGAATTTAACTAATAAAAAGGAACGCTTGTGTGCACTGGTGCTTTTAGTCCAGTCTTAAGTAAGTTAGACTAAATGCTCAGTACGTAACGTTAGAGGAAATGACGGTCAACTAGCTATAGGCCTAAGTTACTTTGAATATTAATCATTTTGGCATTAACATGTAAATTACATACAATAAAATTATTGACAATTAAAAATGACAGAAtagttttcaaaatgtttaatacaaataaatataggaTCGTGTTCATCAGATGTCAACATACTGCAGCATTACGGTCACTAGTAAAATGATGACTGACACACCCTGTGGTGAAATAATGGCGTATGTTTACCAGCAGCTGCTTCCTCAGATCGGCTGGGGTGGATTCAAACTTAATGTTCTACTGAGTTTGGAAAATTATGTACATGGTAATCATTAAAATATCTCTTCTGCAGTCTCTGTCCGAATCCAATACCTGGCGGACCATCCTCCCAAAATGGCGGAAGGGGGCGGCGGGCGAGGCGCGGTGTCGTGACGACATTTCCTCATTCTcaattgcaaaaactgaccaacgTCAACGACGTGTTCGCAACATTGTAACAATGTAGAATTGTAAGACGCGACGAGGCTGTAGCAACGTTGTTGCGCAACATTCAGCAACTTCAAGACGACATTCtgacaacttatttttttaatgctatattccCCATTCCCCATAGTggttaatttttaatttcagacATTATACTTTTTATATGCCTATTGTTTATCCTATTATTTATGGGCCTAACagtaaattaattataatcAACACCTGCAACACAATTTTGAAGAGTAAAAATGACATACAAGtttattcaactaattcaactttaTTATAACAGCATGTGGTAAGTGACCATACATACAgatacattttgtaaaaataaataaaatagaataaaaaaatatttagtttaagtatattacatcaaacacacacaaaaaagcaaAGATAGGCCAAGGTCAGAACATTTAAGAATAAAACCGGGTTTTGTAGATGGCAGAAAATCCAGGAAATATCAACAAATCCAAAGGAGAAATGCAAGTCCAGAAACCAGCAGGTATGAGATGTTGAACACTTTCTTAATGGTAAGAATCTGAGTAAATCTGGTAACGTTAAAAGAAATGGCATTATGATGGTAATACACAAAATCGCAACTCCATGAATAATAACATGATTTGTCcgtttatttcatttaaaaaaaaaagtagtttgtaaaataaagaatgaatgaatgtcacGTAGACACTGAAATTGTAGCttgtttgaatatttacttaTCAGCTAAGGTAAATTAAAAGCAATACTCATGTATCCGCGTATCAAGTTAATTATAGCCTACTCGTTGAAGAATGAGACGGTTCAACTGTCAGTTGAAATTTAAAAGGCTGATATTCACGCTTCAGGACAGTGATGACGAGTACAGGTCGCCCAGTGGTTGTCTAGATACCTTGGCACAACTTTAAGCAATGGTCCTGGACGGTGGTTCAATGTCAACGGTGTGACAACACTGTAACAACCTTCACCACACAACGTATTATAGCAACCTTTTGGCCATGTTGTGTCAACCTTGTTAGAAGGTTGAGTACGTTGTGCCAACGTTGTGTGTTTGCTGgggagttgatcttaatgttttagtcgttgaaatgatgatcgcactcctttgcgaacagaacacaaacacacttgttcattcatatttctgattcaaatgatacacaacaCAACGAGTtgacaacaacaaaagacacgatcggtcacgagatacacgagagccaatggcattttacaatcaaagctgacgtaatgacgcaattggtcacgagacacacgacagccaatactgtcaaagctgacctgtcttccggcggcaatatttgaaatttattataatctttggcggatggattcgacgttactgatcgcttttggggattttcttcacacaaatcaatcgtttggcctcggaacacttggaatatttgtactttctgaataaattatgtatgcagtcgtatctgcctgttatatcctgttttttataatactcaaatgggtaggtttagggaaggtgtTGTGTTCACTTAATGTCATATGGTAGAATGCCACTAGGGGGAGTTGTGGTATGaggtaaaataaaatgcatgtaaGAGAAGAAGTGGAGAATGGTATATGCAGTACTAGTAAAGACACCATGTGAGTTACTTCCGTGTGATATCTCTTGATTTATATGATTACATAACAAACTGGCGACGAGGATGGCAGTTCATCTTCCTCCGACATACTTGCAATGTCCTGGTGAGCCTACAATTTCATTTTGAATATGGACGCAAATGTTTGAGAACTACCTGCTGGCGATTCATGCAGAGGGAGATGACTGGCCTGACACACGTAAGCGTGCTACATTGCTTCACTGCCTCGGAACAGAAGCACAGAGAATTTTCTACACTCTTCCTAACACTGGTACGACTTACGCATCTGCACTCACGGCTCTTAGGGCGCACTTTGTTCCAAAAGTGAATGTCATTGCGGAACGACATAAATTTCGGCAAAGGGAACAAAGACATGATGAAAATATCCAGCAATATGTGGCCGCGCTCCGTGATATGGTGTCATTATGTGCATTTGATGATAAGGAAGATGAAATGCTGAGGGATCAAATTGTTGAGAAAGTGTACAGCAGTCGAATTCGTGAACGTTTATTGCTCGAAGCGGATCTAACGTTAGAGAGGGCAATACAAATTGCAATTCAAGTGGAAAATGCGATGGCTAATGCAAGTGAATTTGCGAAGCCTGCCGAATTACCAGTTCAAAGACTGCacgtgagaaaaaaagaagagaatGCACGTAGAGGTACACAAGAAAAGCTGCAGAGTAAAACGAAAGTATATTCGGAACGCAAATGCTACCGTTGTGATTCCAGCAGTCATCTAGCAAATTCCAAACAGTGCCCAGCTTTAAACAAGACCTGTAAGTTATGCGGCAGAATTGGACATTTTGCAAAAGTGTGTCGCTCGGCAAGGAAACATAACATCCGTGAAATTGAAGTTCCTGAACTGACGGTGTTGTACATGACCAGTACGTCTCCTGCTACTAACAAGATTGTGTGTAACATTGAAGTGGGCACATTGTCAGGCTCTACAATGCAGGAATTGATTGTTGATACAGGATCTTCTGTATCTTTGCTGCCAGAGCGTATATATAAGCAATACTTTTCTGAGCTGCCCCTTGAACAGTCTGATGTGCGTCTTGTCACATATGCAAAAGAAAACCTTCCGGTGCTGGGATGTATTAAGACGTGTGCACAACATGGAGATTATTCAGTACCTGCTGTATTCTATATTGTGAAAAGTGGAAACCCATTGATGGGAATGGATTTAATATCTTCCTTGAATCTGTGCATAAAAGGGAATAAAGTACTCACCCACAAACACGCTGTAGAACAGGTGTCTCATTCTGCAATGCCAAGCTTCGGCTGTGCAAAGAACTTTGTACATAAAGTGAAATTCCGTGAAAATGCTGTTCCTGTGCAACAGAAGCTGCGCAGATTGCCTTTTACTGTAAGGGATGCTGTGTCAGCGGAGCTAAACCGTCTGTTAGCAGCTGACATAATTGAAAGAGTAGATGCCTCACCCTGGGTATCGCCCATTGTAGTGACTAAGAAGAAGTCTGGAGACATCAGAATGTGTGTGGATCTTAGAGAGCCCAACAAAGCAATTGTGGTGGACAGCTATCCCATTCCACACATTGAGGAACTATTTTCACAGTTAAGAGGTGCTGTGATGTTTTCCACAATTGATCTGGCAAATGCATATCATCAGGTTCCACTACATGAGGAAAGCAGAGACCTGACTGCATTTATAACACAGGATGGCCTATTCCGCTTTAAGAGAGTCTGTTATGGGTTAGCGTCAGCCCCAGCAGCATTTCAAAAACTGATGTCTACCATCCTTAAAGACGTTCCCGGTGTCCAGTTTTATTTGGATGATATAATTGTGTTTGGGGATTCTGCTGCCAGTCATGATGCTCACCTTAAAGCAGTTCTGCACAGACTACAAGAAGCAGGCTTGCGTCTAAATGATAAAAAATGTAAGTTCCACCAGGAGAAACTCACATTCTTGGGACATACCATTTCAAAAGAAGGACTGATGCCAGACAACAGCCACCTCGAGGCAATACAAAACGCCCCAGTTCCTGCTGATGCGTCCACACTAAGATCGTTTCTGGGTCTTACCGCTTGGTATGCTAAATTTATTCCGAGCTATGCAGCAGTCGTTGAGCCTATGAGAGATGTGCTCAGAGGAGACGCAAAGTTCACATGGACCACCGATGCACACAGAAGTTTCCAGAAAGTGAAAGAATTGATTGCAGAGAGCACTGCATTGGCTTTATTTAACCCTGCTTTGCCCACAATTGTAACGACTGATGCTTCGGACTATGGCATTGGTGGAATCTTGACTCAGATCCACCCCGATATGTCAGAAAGGACTGTGGCTTTTGCGTCCAGAACATTGACAGCTCCAGAGAGGAAATATTCTGTGGTTGAAAAAGAAGCTCTCGCTTGTGTCTGGTCCATTGAGCGTTGGAGAACGTACCTGTGGGGCAAACGATTCAAATTAAGAACAGACCACCAAGCCCTGACTACTCTGTTGACAACGAAGGGCATGGGACGCGCGGGACTTAGAGTGGCCCGTTTGCCACTGCCAAATGAAATGAACTACGATTCAGACTCCGAACCAGAAACTGTAGCTGCCATCACCACCCTACTGTCAGCTGTTCCGGTTGCTGAGTTTGCTGCTGAAAGCTCTTCCTGCCCCGAGCTCATTAAACTGCGTCACTATATCGAGAACGGCTGGCCTGCAACTTCTAAAACATTACCTGCTAATGTACTGCCTTACTTCCCAGTAAGAGATGAACTGTCTGTGCATGACTCTTATGTGCTAAGAGGAATGCATAGACTGATCGTGCCACTTAGCTTACGTGCACGTTTGGTCACCCTGGCACATGAAAGCCATCAGGGAATTGTAAGGACCAAACAGCGACTCAGAGACCTATACTGGTGGCCCAAGATGGATTCGCTTGTACAGTCCACAATCGCAACCTGTGTCACCTGCCAACTTAACGATAAGACAGCTAGAACCACACATGCACCACTGACCCCAGTCGAGTATCCAGCCGGTCCGTGGCAGAAACTTGGCATTGATGTGGTGGGCCCTTTTGAAATAGGCCCTGTTAGCTGCAGATATGCCATTACATTGATTGACTACCATTCTAAATGGACGGAGGTTGCATTTGCACCTCACATGACTGCGTCTGTTGTTACTAGTTTTCTGAGATCGGTGTTCAGTCAGAAGGGGAATCCTTTGGAGATTGTCACCGACAATGGACCTCAGTTCCTGTCATCTGAGTTTAAACAGTTCCTGCAAGAAAGAGATGTCAAGCACATTCGCACCTCCATATACCATCCTGAAGGAAATGGAGCAGTTGAGCGTTGGAATAAGGTACTGAAGAATGCCATTCTGACTGCGGAAAGAGAGAGAGCTCCATGGACATCATTTATCGTAGAATTCTTGCAAACATATAGAGCTACACCACATGCTACGACAGGAATGTCTCCATTCGAGCTCTTGTTTGGGAGGAAAATGAGAACAAGATTGTCAATTCTTCCACAGTGCAATCTCAATCCTGACAGGAATAAACTGAGAACAAAAGTGATGCAAAATCAACAGAAGATGAAAGCATACCTGGACACAAAGCGTAAAGCAAGGATTCCAAAACTTAAAGAAGGGGACCTTGTTAGGGTGAGAAAGCCAGGGCACGTCAGAAAGGGGAAAACAAAGTTCAGTGGCCCTATGCAGATTGTGAGGAGAAAAGGAACACACAGTTACGAGCTGAACGATGGACGAACTTGGGACGTGTCGCATTTGGCACCCCTGCCGACAGATTTCACTTTGGTTGAACAATCAGAATCAGTTTCTGTGTCACCACTGAAAAGTGTCAACATCCAAGCAGAGAGGCATCGTTGTAGAAGGAAGCCAATGTGGTTGAAAGATTATGTAACGTAAGGTCTCACGGTAAGAAGAAAATAAGAGAAGAAAGTGACAGTCAACTCAAAGGGATAATTATTGGTTAAAGTTGAACTGTACTAACGCACATATAATGTTCATGTTGTACATGCTTTGTTATTAGAGCATTGTTCTACACATAGtggaatataaaaatatttgaagtaaCTGTTAAACTGTTATATTGTTGGTAATGTTCTAGGCAATGCAGTACATATGTAATTAATTAAGTTCGGGGGAGATGTTGTGTTCACTTAATGTCATATGGTAGAATGCCACTAGGGGGAGTTGTGGTATGaggtaaaataaaatgcatgtaaGAGAAGAAGTGGAGAATGGTATATGCAGTACTAGTAAAGACACATGTGAGTTACTTCCGTGTGATATCTCTTGATTTATATGATTACATAACAGAAGGGATTGAGATACgcattcaaaatgtgtctgaatatgtgtgtgtccacaaggtaaatggatttataaacatactaaattgttttttgaaaatgtaaaaatgcagaatgtttcttgtgatgggtaggtttaggggctgtgtgcgtgtgtgtgtgatgggtaggtttaggggctgactttaagttaaaccaacaatattttgagTATATTGTAAAAGATTGTGAGTAAGTTGTCAAGACACAGTCAGAGGCAAAGGAACACATACTGCATGTTTATTTcagagacacaaacacaggcagATGGTGGATGCAGATGACAAAGCACTTTGTAGGATAATTTCTGCTGCAGATGACAGGATCAACGAGGACCGGAGAGGAGGACACACAGGGAGTCCAGGTACAGACAATGGCGGCGTctaaaacctggaaaatgctgccgtCGGAGGACACATTTTAAGGCAGAAAGGCATCAAGCAATGTCCGAATCTAAtattagcttcacttcctgtctcctgagataccttgaTCTGATCGATTTTTAAAGTCAGCATGCATATCCGTCGCTACCTTTGATATCCCataatcctgtgctttccattcgtGACAGTTAAGCTTGGAAAATaagatggcgtccgaaagttgcgtttgctggtcagtttgtgtaaatgtatgtttttaaccAGTATTTTCctcttctgatgtcatttctagcaagaaatgactaatgtagtaatttaatatgtgtttagttctcaacAAAGTGCTCTCTATTTTGCTATCGTTCAATAAACTGCCTCACTAGTCTGTCCGAAATcgtttcgtgaggtgccttcatgcacaaaacgctgccttacaagccattgcCTGATGAGGCAGCAAGGCAACAATATaatctcgctagaaatgacttcagaagtggaaaatattggttaaaaacaGATATTCACACACAAACTGAGAAACAAATTCAACTTTCGGATGCCATCTTTTTtggaatggaaagcacaggattgtgggatatcaaaagCAGTGAAGGATACACGTATGATGAATTCAAAAattgatcagatgaaggtctctcagcaGACAGGAAGAGAAGCTAACATTACATTTGGAcattgcttgatgccttcctgccttgaaataTGTCCTCTGAAGGCAGCATTTCCCAGGTTTCGGACACAGCCATTGATGTGAAGGGAGTAAGTGTTCTTATAGTGCCCTTGATGATGAAGTGCGGGTGAATGTGAATTGCATGCAGGTGAGGGCCAGAGAGGATGAAGGGAAGTAAAGAGGTAGTGACTGTGAACTAACAAGGCTAACCATGTGAACCAAGGATTAGCAGGAAAATTACCAAAGGAATGAAATCAAAACCCAAACTAAAAGTCCAAAACCCAAACAGAACCCTGACATAAATAGGTTTACTGTGCAATACGTTTCACATAATAAGCTAAGAGTTTGTTATGTACAGAAATGTTAAAAACCATCAACAAATGACATCAAAACGATTGGCAGTCTATATAATACTCCCACCAAAATATAATTAATGTCAATATTTTGGTCTAATTAAGCAATATTTAGTTCCTCATTAATGTAAAGCTCAGAGTTCCCTAAATCAAAGCTCATTTTCAAGATGGGTTATGGTGAGGTGCTTTTCCGAGAAATctcaataaaaagaaaaaagaaaaagaagaggaggCTGGAGTAGtgggaaaaaaagagaagagaAACTGAGGGGAAACCCCTGATCCTAGTATTTATATGAGATCTGAAAGACATCGGTCATAATCTCACTGACCCAGACAAGTACAGTTCATCGAGAACAAGAACACAATGAAGACTATTGCAGCTTTTGTTCTTCTTGCCTGCCTGATCGCTGTAGGAGTGAAAGGTGAGTTTGATCTCTGAGAGTTATAGATCTTGTATCTTTGATTATGGGGATGTTCTGCAGCTAACAGGctataatgaaatatatttttcaggGCAGGGCGGTTCTTCAAAAGGCAGGTGCTTCTGTGCTGACAAGGGAGCAAACATGGTTTTAGTGAAGAACATTGAGAAGGTTGAAATCATCCCTCCAAGCCCATCTTGTCACAAACATGAGATTGTGTAAGTATATTTGtgtgcattcatttatttaaatgttcatCAACTCTACAAGCTATTCTGAGTAAGTTTCAGCTCATTTCTTTTGTTGTTTCACAGTGTCACTCTGAAGAATGGTGCAGGACGGAAATGCTTGAATCCAGAGTCAAAATTCACTAAAAATGTCATAATAAAGGCTTTTGAAAAGAGGTGAGAATATGTGCTTTAAGTTTATTTACTTATCTTTTATGTACATATTCAATATAAAGACAAAACATTATGATCTTTAACTATTTGTGATCTTTACAGTGGGCAGCAGTCTGTGCCACACAGTACAACTGTCACTGTGCCACCGAAGAACATCCTGACATCAACACCATCAGCAACAACATCCTTCAAATGACTTCATATACGTCAGATGTATTTATATGCCTAAACAAGCTGGGATTaaatttagaaaaataaataaaaaatatttagttattaaattattattattattattaaatctgAGCATTAGGTTTTTAAAGCCTTaatgtttgttgtttttgttctttttacaaacatattttaaataagGCCACTAAATGTGTCATATGTACAGTCTTTTTACAATTTTATGTATGGTTTTATTCTCATTGTCCACAAAGTGTTAAATAAAGTTTTCTTATTTATGAATGACATCTTCTGTCCTCTTTCAGAATAATTCTTGCATTCTGAGATTCTGAGTTAAAATGCATATGATGCTACATTTATGATAAGCAATAATTCCACTGGAATCACGAAAACACAATATTCAATAAAGCTTTTTAAGATGGTTAATATTGTAAACATTGTTtcacaaattaattttaattaaagggtaactaaacccctgttcacagcctaactccgccctctggcaatatttgaaaaatgctgcAAAAGTGGGCAGAGCCCAGCGGAGAGAGGGGACGAGACGAGGGCGGGGCTGAGCAGGGGGGCGTGCACCTGAGACCCGTAgtgaccatagacagtaaaagaaatggactgagcgatcccattgacgtcaatggcaaaataatgaagtcaacctaggggcactcacttcctgatggctgagcgaactgcgcaggctcagactgagcttgacgacgtagatgtgacgtaagcctcctgtctgacagctgtaggtcttcta from Pseudorasbora parva isolate DD20220531a chromosome 3, ASM2467924v1, whole genome shotgun sequence carries:
- the LOC137071873 gene encoding C-X-C motif chemokine 11-6-like, which produces MKTIAAFVLLACLIAVGVKGQGGSSKGRCFCADKGANMVLVKNIEKVEIIPPSPSCHKHEIVVTLKNGAGRKCLNPESKFTKNVIIKAFEKSGQQSVPHSTTVTVPPKNILTSTPSATTSFK